The proteins below are encoded in one region of Thermococcus sp. 21S7:
- a CDS encoding cation:proton antiporter, translating into MEIIGYVFVIIAFARLLAEGFERLGYPGFLGEITAGMILSAVLIDMPRDQMLLMAELGLFFLMISAGLEVTPEELHYAGKKTLPLYVATYTVMLLVALPFTGWRLNSDALIVAAILSTASAPIVLRLKRFFGEDFLHVALSYAVISEIMSLFIVYMMVRVHETPGDYTPVLESVLKDALFIGVLMYINYIIGIKHKVMIIRFLRRLKSDEAVFGLFMVLSTSLAFISDEIGLHFSIGGFMAGLMMHSDLVGTKQYERLTTIVSGVTYGIFAPIFFAWRGLNFETELSFVVVEFFVLVYVVRLALSSIIVRHRDVPTSVVRGAGIASFGVLGLLVGEIGFVSGVLSQHMYAMASLASVLGIFTSATLGRAVNHYRLKTSKEAA; encoded by the coding sequence ATGGAAATCATCGGGTACGTCTTCGTGATCATCGCATTCGCGAGGCTCCTTGCGGAAGGGTTTGAGAGACTCGGCTATCCCGGCTTCCTGGGTGAGATAACCGCGGGAATGATACTGAGCGCCGTTCTGATTGACATGCCCCGTGATCAGATGCTCCTCATGGCTGAGCTCGGCCTCTTCTTCCTGATGATTTCGGCCGGCCTGGAGGTGACGCCGGAAGAGCTCCACTACGCCGGAAAAAAGACGCTGCCCCTCTACGTAGCCACCTATACCGTCATGCTGCTGGTGGCGCTTCCCTTCACAGGCTGGCGGCTTAACTCCGACGCCCTCATAGTGGCCGCGATACTCTCAACCGCATCGGCGCCCATAGTCCTGAGACTCAAGCGCTTCTTTGGAGAGGACTTCCTCCACGTTGCTCTATCCTATGCCGTCATAAGCGAGATAATGAGTCTGTTCATAGTTTACATGATGGTCAGGGTTCACGAGACCCCCGGGGACTACACCCCGGTCCTGGAGAGCGTACTGAAGGACGCGCTCTTCATCGGGGTTCTCATGTACATTAATTACATTATAGGAATAAAGCACAAGGTGATGATAATACGCTTCCTCCGCAGGCTCAAGAGCGATGAGGCCGTTTTTGGTCTCTTCATGGTGCTCTCAACGTCTCTCGCCTTCATCAGCGATGAGATAGGCCTTCACTTCAGCATAGGGGGCTTCATGGCAGGTTTGATGATGCACAGCGACCTGGTTGGAACGAAGCAGTACGAGAGGCTCACGACCATAGTCAGCGGCGTTACGTACGGCATCTTCGCCCCGATATTCTTCGCATGGCGCGGCCTCAACTTCGAGACCGAGCTGTCCTTCGTGGTGGTGGAGTTCTTCGTTCTGGTGTACGTCGTCAGGCTGGCGCTCTCGTCCATCATCGTCAGGCACCGGGACGTTCCAACGTCGGTCGTCAGGGGGGCTGGGATAGCGAGCTTCGGCGTCCTCGGCCTGCTCGTGGGTGAAATAGGCTTTGTCTCGGGCGTTTTAAGCCAGCACATGTACGCCATGGCATCCCTTGCCAGCGTCCTTGGAATCTTCACCTCTGCCACCCTGGGCAGGGCGGTCAACCATTACCGGTTAAAAACCTCCAAAGAGGCCGCTTAG